In one window of Bemisia tabaci chromosome 4, PGI_BMITA_v3 DNA:
- the p23 gene encoding cytosolic Prostaglandin E synthase, with translation MSKEEAAIPPPIIWAQRSGVVFVTINVEDCKDPDIKIEEDKFYFKSVGGVEKKLYEVTVPLYKEIDPEKSVKHVRERQIELVLKKKEDKGPYWPHLTKEKNKYHWLKVDFNKWKDEDDSEDDMEGMEGGGFDDLMRSMGGMGGMGGGDDKPSFEGMDDEDSDDEDLPDLEE, from the exons ATGTCGAAAGAAGAGGC agcAATTCCCCCACCCATTATTTGGGCTCAGCGATCCGGTGTTGTTTTTGTAACAATAAATGTAGAAGACTGCAAAGATCCAGACATTAAGATCGAAGAagacaaattttatttcaaaagtgTAGGTGGCGTGGAGAAGAAATTATATGAAGTCACAGTTCCACTATATAAAGAAATAGATCCAGAA AAATCAGTGAAGCACGTTCGTGAACGACAAATTGAATTAGTGCTTAAGAAGAAAGAAGACAAAGGACCATACTGGCCCCATTTGACGAAAGAAAAGAATAAGTATCATTGGTTAAAGGTCGATTTCAACAAATGGAAGGATGAGGATGATAGTGAAGACGACATGGAAGGCATGGAAGGAGGAGGCTTTGATGAC ctAATGCGATCGATGGGTGGAATGGGAGGTATGGGTGGAGGTGACGACAAACCTTCATTCGAAGGAATGGATGACGAAGACTCAGATGACGAAGATCTTCCTGACCTGGAAGAGTAA
- the LOC109044483 gene encoding secernin-3: MALVSCDTFVVLPPLTAHGGIIFGKNSDRPKGEVQELIYQKPESYPAGSKVMCTYIEIEQAEATQGVILSKPAWMWGAEMGANEAGVVIGNEAVYTKLQSSKDAEEKLLGMDLVRLGLERAKSADEAVTIITTLLEKHGQGGPCSDTDPDFTYHNSFLIADAKEAWVLETAGHLWAAEKIKEGYRNISNCLSLTTRFDRSSADLKEYAKGNNLWNGEDEFNFKKIFANPETSCDRFEKGSELLGNLTKSNQFKTKDMFTVLRDKDSGICRSTDNPFPTTGSQVSLLSAAGSQKPHVHWFTATPDPSVSVFKPFIFTPNVQISQHTVSPIIENDPAKVVPRFQRKVDRAHLLYRLHESAIEKQKTAGLTELKNMETICYTEMETLLSNDTTLDLSEMDDLLKDAVETEVKFLR, encoded by the exons ATGGCCCTTGTAAGCTGTGATACTTTTGTAGTTTTACCTCCATTAACTGCTCATGGAGGGattatttttggcaaaaattctgaCCGCCCTAAAGGAGAAGTCCAGGAACTAATCTATCAAAAACCTGAGTCATATCCTGCTGGTAGCAAAGTCATG TGTACCTACATTGAAATTGAGCAAGCAGAAGCAACTCAAGGAGTAATCTTGAGCAAACCAGCGTGGATGTGGGGAGCAGAGATGGGAGCCAATGAAGCAGGAGTTGTGATTGGCAATGAAGCTGTCTACACCAAACTTCAATCCTCAAAAGATGCTGAGGAGAAACTCCTAGGGATGGATCTTGTCAG GCTTGGTTTAGAAAGAGCGAAATCAGCGGATGAGGCTGTCACTATAATCACTACTCTTCTTGAGAAGCACGGACAGGGTGGACCTTGCTCTGATACGGATCCCGATTTCACGTATCACAATTCGTTTCTAATTGCAGATGCTAAGGAGGCCTGGGTCCTAGAAACAGCCGGTCATTTATGGgcagctgaaaaaattaaag AAGGATACCGCAATATTTCTAACTGTCTTAGTCTGACCACTAGATTTGATAGATCTTCTGCTGACTTAAAAGAATATGCCAAAGGAAATAATCTCTGGAATGGGGAG GATGagttcaattttaagaaaatattcgCCAACCCAGAAACTAGCTGTGATCGTTTTGAAAAAGGCTCCGAGTTATTAGGAAATCTAACCAAATCAAACCAATTTAAAACGAAAGACATGTTTACAGTTTTACGGGACAAAGATTCTGGCATTTGCCGAAGCACAGATAACCCGTTTCCAACAACTGGATCCCAG GTGTCTCTTTTATCCGCCGCAGGAAGTCAGAAACCACATGTCCATTGGTTCACTGCAACACCTGACCCATCTGTATCAGTTTTTAAACCGTTTATTTTCACCCCCAACGTTCAAATTTCACAACATACTGTTAGTCCTATCATCGAAAATGATCCAGCCAAG GTGGTACCTCGTTTTCAGCGCAAGGTTGATAGAGCACATTTGTTATACAGACTTCATGAGAGTGCAATTGAAAAGCAAAAAACTGCTGGTTTGACAGAACTTAAGAATATGGAGACTATCTGTTACACGGAAATGGAAACTCTCCTCAGCAACGATACGACCTTAGATCTATCAGAAATGGACGATTTGCTCAAAGACGCTGTTGAAACTGAAGTGAAATTTCTTAGATAA